The Sinomicrobium kalidii genome contains a region encoding:
- the traM gene encoding conjugative transposon protein TraM, whose amino-acid sequence MKIDKKKILFAAIIGAIVLLMIGYGVFVLGVDTKTDQALEQTTVPELGETEEQYEDRLEAVDQLKEKKKSDAPNIYDESLLDSTGLYDPDLEEKQKERMVDSIYNRGRIDYMARGYRKRKSTESKDTTATLKKRDMDALDKSQQDFFKVGKEFWEAATPKTYTQPVIHAVVHDAQTVKTNSRLELRLTGEAIINDRKIPKNTLVYGFVKLKENRVMINITNINHQPVHLKAYDLQDGNEGIYIENSIRAELTRQMTDDMIQDINIAGVPQVRGLKNVFRRDNRKVKNTIYNHYQLILKPVQQ is encoded by the coding sequence ATCGATAAGAAGAAAATCCTGTTTGCCGCAATTATAGGAGCTATCGTTCTGCTTATGATAGGTTATGGCGTATTTGTATTAGGAGTGGATACGAAAACAGACCAGGCACTGGAGCAGACAACAGTCCCGGAACTTGGAGAAACCGAAGAGCAATACGAAGACCGCCTGGAAGCCGTGGACCAGTTGAAAGAGAAAAAGAAATCCGATGCCCCGAACATTTATGACGAAAGCCTGTTGGATTCTACCGGGCTTTACGATCCGGATCTGGAAGAAAAACAAAAGGAACGTATGGTGGACAGTATCTATAACCGGGGAAGGATAGATTATATGGCCAGGGGATACCGCAAGCGTAAGAGTACGGAATCAAAAGATACGACTGCTACCCTCAAAAAAAGGGACATGGACGCCCTGGATAAAAGCCAGCAGGATTTTTTTAAGGTAGGGAAGGAGTTTTGGGAAGCAGCTACACCCAAAACGTATACCCAACCGGTGATCCATGCGGTGGTACACGATGCACAAACTGTAAAGACCAACAGCAGACTGGAACTCCGCCTTACCGGGGAGGCGATCATTAACGATAGGAAAATCCCCAAAAACACTTTGGTCTATGGCTTTGTAAAGCTAAAAGAAAACCGGGTGATGATAAACATCACCAATATCAACCATCAACCCGTACACCTGAAAGCCTATGACCTCCAGGATGGCAATGAGGGGATCTATATCGAAAACAGTATTCGCGCAGAACTCACGCGGCAAATGACCGATGATATGATCCAGGATATCAATATAGCCGGTGTTCCCCAGGTACGGGGATTAAAGAATGTCTTTCGCCGGGATAACCGCAAAGTAAAAAATACGATTTACAATCACTACCAACTCATTTTAAAACCCGTACAGCAATGA
- a CDS encoding DUF4138 domain-containing protein: MKPIYFLFSLCLMHWPLMGQIQELDTIYANDHTTISLFFPEPVRQGIPGADHFVFTYNKENPQYLGLLKAVPGLDSNLLVITTDGQVYSYILKYHKDLPQLNYFIGKEKSIGHEKGMSFTEKKPQKKEERTVKITPYHMNAIKKVSEYMVRQDQRMARKNRKGVKLILKDIQYRWQEVYISFTIENKSGIDYEVDYFRVYVENGNRKKNASYQKILQEPIYSHEFPEKVKNNQQKSFVMVFPKFTLGKQEKLMMELGERNGHRIIKLKR, encoded by the coding sequence ATGAAACCTATATACTTTCTTTTCAGTTTGTGTTTGATGCATTGGCCTTTGATGGGACAAATACAGGAACTGGACACGATATATGCCAATGACCATACGACCATATCCCTTTTCTTTCCGGAGCCCGTAAGACAGGGGATACCAGGGGCAGATCATTTTGTGTTTACCTATAATAAGGAAAACCCACAATATCTGGGGCTGCTTAAAGCTGTGCCTGGGCTGGACAGTAACCTCTTAGTTATAACCACAGATGGTCAGGTATATAGTTATATTCTGAAGTACCATAAGGATTTGCCACAACTCAATTATTTTATAGGTAAAGAAAAAAGTATAGGGCATGAAAAAGGGATGTCTTTTACAGAAAAAAAGCCACAGAAAAAGGAAGAGAGGACGGTAAAAATAACCCCCTACCATATGAATGCCATCAAAAAAGTATCGGAGTACATGGTCAGGCAGGACCAGCGTATGGCCCGCAAAAACAGGAAAGGGGTAAAACTCATTTTAAAAGATATACAATACCGGTGGCAGGAAGTCTATATTTCCTTTACCATTGAAAACAAATCGGGGATTGATTACGAAGTAGATTACTTCAGGGTCTATGTGGAAAACGGGAACAGGAAGAAAAATGCCTCTTACCAGAAGATCCTTCAGGAGCCGATCTATTCCCATGAGTTTCCGGAAAAAGTAAAGAACAACCAACAAAAGAGTTTTGTGATGGTGTTTCCGAAGTTTACGTTGGGTAAGCAGGAAAAGTTAATGATGGAATTAGGGGAAAGGAATGGGCACCGGATTATAAAACTAAAAAGATGA